One genomic segment of Vicinamibacterales bacterium includes these proteins:
- a CDS encoding beta-ketoacyl synthase N-terminal-like domain-containing protein produces MGVKGVASILERCVATAPGRDAYTFLAQGRDDARALTYGELYRLAGVHARLLRERVRPGDRVLLLQDNSLDFMIGFMACIFAGAIPVPVPPPDVSRLKRTLPRMRAVVADCDAAAVVASLEIRDQAREAFAGASDLRDLPWIVTDVTADGPQLEPHDAAPDDLALLQYTSGSTSSPKGVMVTHANILDNLGRLQKSFRYSAESTSVTWMPYFHDYGLIDGLLHPLYSMSACYVISPVAFIKRPWCWLDAVSRYRATHIHGPNFAYQLCIDRAADRLAPDTDLSSLVVAASAAEPVRRDTAERFIATFARFGFRPTAFAPAYGLAEATLVVSAKENGTPYRTAFLAPDALERGRCVDVAPEHPQARAVISCGVPAGDYPLAIVDPDTRQELPDDVVGEIWMANASVAAGYWKKPDETAETFAAVTAAGRGPMLRTGDLGFTRQGEIYLTGRLKDLLIIAGSNHYPHDIEATVEAAAADVRESFVAAFPVERDGAERLVVAAELSRRAADTDAVITAIRAAVSREHGLACDAIVLLPKGSILKTSSGKVQRRACKAAFVNGGFSPIAQWHAATDAAVAGTETPAGEARTDARQWAAWLRRLMATRKKTPDALIDLSEPFSSFGLSSIEAVEIAAQIEEQSGRKVPVTALWEYPSIRAFAAFLAGDEPAVVAPQPVSAADDRIAVIGIGCNFPGDSDSPSAFWQTLTGRGDAIVPPPAGRFPANRSVGRGGYLRDLFRFDAEFFGISDAEARSLDPQQRLLLETAWHALEDAGIVPHALAGSDTGVFVGVSAVDYAPDVYGAPGGPDRFAATGTSAAIIANRLSYFLDVRGPSLTIDTACSASLVAVHQACQALRSGDCSLAIVGGVNALVSAEVTGVLERAAMLSPTGRCRPFDAAADGYVRGEGCGLVVLKPLSAARRDGNRVLAVLRGSAVVQDGRSNGLSAPNGEAQRVVIRQALARAGVTAASVEYVEAHGTGTPLGDPIELSALAACYGRTGAAACRVGAVKGIIGHLEGAAGIAGLIAAILALQHDEIPALRIDRASPHAALDGTGLTLTAGVTPWPKRDVERVAAVSSFGFGGTLAHVIVGDDPAGRAARPSDRTPVTATSRLVVSARDGAALRALAARYLHLCQSASDDLSGLCASAAATRARFSHRLALSFTSRADLVGQLSAFVASGTAAAPQGRLPDSEPPVSPADAWALPLYPFGGRQHRVQAGDRSPLLQALAAGRDEEAIAQVLAHDRGLEREPATVAAVVKAFSALHQRQVVDEGSDRPGTYVTEWIVAETPPAPDATISAGSRRPCLLIGDSPLLAAAIDRSPGLRRVTELPAPGQAPALVIVHAPSEGDEAPDVRALALTERIIETLRQIETTGIAARCWVVTESAIPVLAGDAVRLDGACAWGAGKAAALEVPHLWGGLVDLPAGFGAADADALIGALTAAGDEDQLARRGGRWFVPRLMPAAGPDMQAPRRLRDDAVYWIVGGTGALGQHVLGALLENGARHVVLSGRGEGMPDAIRDRVPPGVRFIHGDITCLEDGRRVLDAIAATGLPLAGVVHAAGVAQECPIAAMTPEALRDVAGSKVTGSWNLHLLTRDRALDFFVCFSSISSWWGSAGQAHYAAGNHFLDLLCEHRRRLGLPGLAIGWGPWAGGGMVTAALQARLARTGLDPIEPARALRLFSALLGTHHARVAAVDVRWDQFLAAFTTRRPSPFLSRVAPRRESAPEEARAAAVDLQGGTVEQLRVRIRNHIGIAVAGELGAARVPDADRGLFDMGLDSIGVAAIRARLSADFGVVLSNADLFNYATINALTDRIVSLVRPDRVSDALSPRELVERIALEFETIENAARE; encoded by the coding sequence GGTCGCCGACTGCGACGCCGCGGCGGTGGTGGCGAGCCTGGAGATCCGCGACCAGGCGCGCGAAGCCTTTGCCGGCGCCAGCGATCTCCGCGACCTGCCCTGGATCGTGACGGATGTGACCGCCGACGGCCCGCAGCTCGAGCCGCACGACGCGGCGCCGGACGACCTCGCCCTTCTCCAGTACACGTCCGGGTCCACCTCCAGCCCCAAGGGCGTGATGGTCACGCACGCCAACATCCTGGACAATCTCGGCCGGCTGCAAAAGAGCTTTCGCTACAGCGCCGAGTCCACGTCGGTGACGTGGATGCCGTACTTCCACGATTACGGTCTCATCGACGGGTTGCTGCACCCGCTGTACTCGATGTCGGCCTGCTACGTGATCTCGCCGGTCGCCTTCATCAAGCGGCCCTGGTGCTGGCTCGACGCGGTCTCGCGGTACCGCGCCACGCACATTCACGGACCGAACTTCGCGTACCAGCTGTGCATCGATCGCGCGGCCGATCGCCTCGCGCCCGACACCGACCTGAGCTCCCTGGTGGTCGCGGCCAGCGCCGCCGAGCCGGTCCGGCGCGACACCGCCGAGCGTTTCATCGCCACCTTCGCGCGCTTCGGCTTCCGGCCCACCGCCTTTGCCCCGGCCTATGGGCTGGCCGAAGCGACGCTGGTGGTCAGCGCCAAGGAGAACGGCACGCCGTATCGCACCGCGTTCCTCGCGCCTGACGCCCTCGAGCGCGGCCGCTGCGTCGATGTTGCGCCCGAGCATCCGCAGGCCCGCGCGGTGATCAGTTGCGGCGTTCCCGCCGGCGACTATCCCCTGGCCATTGTCGATCCGGACACGCGGCAGGAGCTCCCCGACGATGTGGTGGGGGAGATCTGGATGGCGAATGCCAGCGTCGCGGCTGGCTACTGGAAGAAGCCCGATGAGACCGCTGAGACCTTCGCGGCCGTCACGGCCGCGGGCCGCGGGCCCATGCTCCGGACCGGCGATCTCGGCTTCACGCGCCAGGGCGAGATCTATCTCACCGGCCGGCTGAAGGATCTCCTGATCATCGCCGGCAGTAATCACTATCCCCACGATATCGAAGCGACGGTCGAAGCCGCCGCGGCCGACGTGCGCGAGAGTTTTGTCGCGGCGTTCCCGGTGGAGCGCGATGGCGCCGAGCGCCTGGTGGTCGCCGCCGAGCTGAGCCGCCGTGCCGCCGACACCGATGCCGTCATCACCGCCATTCGCGCCGCGGTGTCGCGCGAGCACGGACTGGCCTGCGACGCGATCGTGCTGCTGCCCAAGGGCAGCATCCTCAAGACCTCTAGCGGCAAGGTGCAACGGCGCGCCTGCAAGGCCGCGTTCGTGAACGGCGGGTTCTCGCCGATCGCGCAGTGGCATGCCGCCACCGACGCCGCGGTCGCCGGCACGGAGACGCCGGCCGGCGAGGCGCGAACCGACGCACGGCAATGGGCGGCCTGGCTGCGCCGCCTCATGGCAACGCGCAAGAAGACGCCGGACGCGCTCATCGATCTCAGCGAACCCTTCTCGTCGTTCGGGCTGAGTTCGATCGAGGCCGTCGAGATCGCGGCGCAGATCGAGGAGCAGTCGGGGCGCAAGGTGCCGGTGACCGCGCTGTGGGAGTATCCGAGCATCCGCGCCTTCGCGGCGTTCCTGGCCGGGGACGAGCCGGCCGTGGTGGCACCGCAGCCGGTCAGCGCCGCGGACGATCGCATCGCGGTGATCGGGATCGGCTGCAATTTCCCTGGTGACAGCGACTCGCCCTCGGCCTTCTGGCAGACGCTGACCGGACGCGGTGATGCGATCGTGCCGCCGCCGGCAGGGCGGTTCCCCGCCAACCGCAGCGTCGGTCGCGGCGGCTACCTCCGCGACCTGTTTCGGTTCGACGCCGAGTTCTTCGGGATCTCCGACGCCGAGGCGCGGTCGCTCGATCCGCAGCAGCGGCTCCTGCTCGAGACCGCCTGGCACGCGCTCGAAGACGCCGGCATCGTCCCGCACGCGCTGGCCGGATCCGACACCGGGGTATTTGTCGGTGTGAGCGCCGTTGACTACGCGCCCGACGTCTACGGCGCTCCCGGCGGCCCCGACCGCTTCGCCGCGACCGGCACTTCGGCCGCGATCATCGCGAACCGGCTGTCGTATTTCCTCGATGTCCGCGGGCCCAGCCTCACGATTGACACCGCCTGCTCGGCTTCCCTGGTGGCGGTGCACCAGGCCTGCCAGGCCTTGCGGTCCGGCGATTGCAGCCTCGCGATTGTCGGTGGCGTGAATGCGCTCGTCAGCGCGGAAGTCACCGGCGTGCTCGAGCGCGCGGCGATGTTGTCGCCCACCGGCCGGTGCCGGCCGTTCGACGCCGCGGCCGACGGCTACGTCCGCGGCGAGGGCTGCGGCCTGGTCGTGCTCAAGCCGCTGTCGGCGGCGCGCCGTGACGGCAACCGCGTGCTCGCCGTTCTTCGCGGCTCGGCGGTCGTGCAGGATGGCCGCAGCAACGGCCTGTCGGCTCCCAACGGTGAGGCGCAGCGCGTCGTGATTCGCCAGGCGTTGGCCCGCGCCGGCGTCACCGCCGCCTCGGTGGAGTATGTCGAGGCGCACGGCACGGGAACGCCGCTCGGCGATCCGATCGAGCTGAGCGCGCTCGCGGCGTGCTACGGCCGGACCGGCGCCGCGGCCTGCCGCGTGGGCGCGGTGAAAGGCATCATCGGCCACCTGGAAGGCGCGGCGGGGATTGCCGGCCTGATTGCCGCCATCCTGGCGCTTCAGCACGACGAGATTCCGGCGCTTCGCATCGACCGCGCCAGTCCGCACGCCGCCCTCGACGGGACGGGCCTGACGCTGACCGCGGGTGTGACGCCCTGGCCGAAGCGCGATGTCGAGCGCGTGGCCGCAGTCAGCTCCTTCGGTTTCGGCGGCACCCTCGCCCACGTGATTGTCGGCGACGATCCGGCCGGCCGGGCCGCGCGCCCGTCGGATCGAACGCCGGTGACGGCGACCTCGCGTCTCGTCGTGTCGGCGCGCGATGGCGCCGCGCTTCGCGCGCTGGCCGCGCGATACCTGCACCTGTGCCAGTCGGCGTCAGACGACCTGTCAGGTTTGTGCGCATCCGCAGCCGCGACCCGCGCCCGGTTCTCGCACCGCCTGGCGCTGTCGTTCACCTCACGCGCGGATCTCGTGGGGCAACTCTCGGCCTTCGTCGCCAGCGGCACGGCCGCGGCGCCCCAAGGCCGGCTGCCGGACTCCGAGCCGCCGGTATCGCCCGCTGATGCGTGGGCGCTGCCGCTCTATCCGTTCGGCGGCCGGCAGCATCGAGTTCAGGCCGGCGATCGCAGTCCGCTCCTGCAGGCGCTGGCCGCGGGGCGGGACGAGGAGGCCATTGCCCAGGTGCTGGCGCACGACCGCGGTCTCGAGCGTGAACCCGCGACCGTGGCCGCGGTGGTCAAGGCGTTCTCGGCGCTGCACCAGCGGCAAGTGGTGGACGAGGGCAGCGATCGGCCCGGCACCTACGTGACCGAATGGATCGTCGCCGAGACGCCACCCGCGCCTGACGCGACCATCAGCGCCGGGTCCCGGCGTCCGTGCCTCCTGATTGGCGACAGCCCGCTGCTGGCCGCGGCGATCGACCGGTCGCCCGGGCTGCGGCGCGTTACCGAGCTGCCCGCCCCGGGCCAGGCGCCGGCGCTCGTGATCGTGCACGCGCCGTCCGAGGGAGACGAGGCGCCCGATGTGCGGGCACTGGCGCTGACCGAGCGGATCATCGAGACCCTGCGCCAGATCGAGACCACGGGCATAGCCGCGCGATGCTGGGTCGTCACCGAGAGCGCGATTCCGGTTCTCGCCGGTGACGCCGTGCGGCTCGACGGCGCGTGCGCGTGGGGTGCCGGCAAGGCGGCGGCGCTCGAGGTGCCGCACCTGTGGGGTGGCCTCGTCGATCTGCCGGCCGGCTTCGGCGCCGCCGACGCCGATGCGCTGATCGGCGCGCTGACCGCGGCGGGCGACGAGGATCAACTGGCGCGGCGCGGCGGGCGATGGTTCGTGCCGCGCCTGATGCCGGCGGCCGGTCCCGATATGCAGGCGCCGCGCCGGCTTCGCGATGACGCCGTCTACTGGATCGTCGGCGGCACCGGGGCGCTGGGCCAGCACGTGCTCGGCGCGCTGCTCGAGAACGGCGCCAGGCACGTGGTGCTGAGCGGCCGCGGCGAGGGCATGCCCGACGCGATCCGGGATCGCGTCCCGCCCGGCGTGCGTTTCATCCACGGCGACATCACCTGCCTGGAAGACGGCCGGCGCGTGCTCGACGCGATCGCGGCGACCGGGTTGCCGCTGGCGGGCGTGGTTCATGCCGCCGGCGTCGCGCAGGAATGCCCGATCGCGGCGATGACGCCGGAGGCGTTGCGAGACGTGGCCGGTTCGAAGGTGACGGGCAGTTGGAACCTGCACCTGCTGACGCGCGATCGCGCCCTCGACTTCTTCGTCTGCTTCTCGTCGATTTCGTCGTGGTGGGGCAGCGCGGGGCAGGCGCACTACGCCGCCGGCAACCACTTCCTCGACCTGCTCTGCGAGCATCGACGGCGCCTCGGCCTACCTGGCCTGGCCATCGGCTGGGGACCGTGGGCCGGTGGCGGCATGGTGACGGCGGCGCTGCAGGCGCGCCTGGCGAGGACCGGCCTCGACCCGATCGAGCCCGCGCGCGCGCTCCGTCTCTTCTCGGCGCTCCTCGGCACCCACCATGCGCGGGTGGCGGCGGTGGACGTGCGCTGGGATCAGTTCCTTGCCGCCTTCACCACCCGTCGTCCCAGTCCGTTCCTCTCGCGGGTCGCGCCACGCCGGGAGTCCGCGCCCGAGGAGGCGCGCGCCGCGGCGGTCGATCTGCAAGGCGGCACGGTGGAGCAGCTACGGGTCCGCATCCGCAACCACATCGGCATCGCGGTGGCGGGCGAGCTCGGCGCCGCCCGCGTCCCGGACGCCGATCGCGGCCTGTTCGACATGGGACTCGATTCGATTGGCGTCGCCGCCATTCGCGCCCGCCTGTCGGCGGATTTTGGGGTCGTGCTCTCCAACGCGGACCTCTTCAACTACGCGACCATCAACGCGCTGACCGACCGCATCGTCTCCTTGGTGCGGCCCGACCGCGTCAGCGATGCCCTCAGCCCTCGTGAACTCGTGGAACGAATCGCCCTGGAATTCGAGACCATCGAGAATGCCGCGCGAGAGTGA